One genomic segment of Flavobacteriaceae bacterium includes these proteins:
- the pruA gene encoding L-glutamate gamma-semialdehyde dehydrogenase, translating into MGKGFFQVPTANNEPVKSYAPGSTERAAVSAQYTTYFNGFADIPMYIGNEEIRTGNTKNIAPPHDHRHIVGQYHVGNKDHIQRAITTALEARKNWSQIPWTERAAIFLKAASLIAGPHRAKLNAATMIAQSKTIHQAEIDAACELIDFLNFNVAFMSQIYADQPDSAEEIWNRVEYRPLEGFIYAVTPFNFTAIAGNLPASAAMMGNTVVWKPSDHQIFSAKVIMDVFKEAGLPDGVINVVYGDPVMITDTVLASTDFAGIHFTGSTYVFKEIWKKTGEHIHNYKTYPRIVGETGGKDFIIAHPSADAKQVATGISRGAFEFQGQKCSAASRVYLPKSIAEKILNYVKEDIASFKMGSPEDMSHFITAVIHENSFDKLASYIDNAKSDPNAEVIAGGKYDKSKGYFVEPTVILTKYPKYTTMCTELFGPVVTVYIYDDEDWSETLQLVDQTSEYALTGAVFATDRYAVTEATKALENCAGNFYINDKPTGAVVGQQPFGGARASGTNDKAGSAQNLLRWVSPRLIKETFVTPTNYRYPFLGE; encoded by the coding sequence ATGGGAAAAGGTTTTTTTCAAGTACCAACAGCTAATAACGAACCTGTAAAATCATATGCTCCCGGAAGCACCGAAAGAGCTGCGGTTTCTGCTCAATACACAACCTACTTTAATGGATTTGCAGATATACCCATGTATATTGGAAATGAAGAAATAAGAACCGGAAACACCAAAAATATAGCTCCTCCTCATGACCACCGGCATATAGTTGGTCAATACCATGTGGGAAACAAAGATCACATTCAAAGAGCCATCACTACAGCTTTAGAAGCAAGAAAAAACTGGTCTCAAATTCCCTGGACAGAAAGAGCAGCTATTTTCTTAAAAGCTGCAAGTTTGATTGCCGGTCCGCACAGAGCAAAGCTCAATGCTGCTACGATGATAGCCCAGTCCAAAACAATACATCAGGCTGAAATTGACGCTGCTTGTGAGCTAATAGATTTTTTAAATTTCAATGTTGCATTCATGTCTCAGATATATGCGGATCAGCCGGATTCTGCAGAAGAAATCTGGAACAGGGTTGAATACAGACCCTTAGAAGGGTTTATATATGCTGTTACCCCTTTTAATTTTACTGCCATTGCAGGTAATCTGCCTGCCAGTGCCGCTATGATGGGGAACACTGTCGTATGGAAGCCATCTGATCACCAAATTTTCTCTGCAAAAGTGATAATGGACGTATTTAAGGAAGCCGGCCTACCGGATGGAGTAATTAATGTCGTATACGGAGATCCGGTAATGATTACGGATACCGTATTGGCAAGCACTGATTTTGCCGGGATTCATTTTACAGGATCTACCTATGTATTCAAAGAAATTTGGAAAAAAACCGGAGAACATATTCATAATTATAAGACCTACCCTAGAATTGTAGGAGAAACCGGAGGTAAAGATTTTATCATTGCACACCCTTCCGCAGATGCAAAACAAGTAGCAACGGGAATTTCTCGTGGAGCTTTTGAATTTCAGGGTCAAAAATGTTCTGCCGCTTCAAGGGTATATTTACCGAAATCAATAGCTGAAAAAATCTTAAATTATGTAAAAGAAGATATTGCATCTTTTAAAATGGGTTCACCCGAAGATATGAGTCATTTTATTACTGCTGTAATCCATGAAAATTCTTTTGATAAGTTAGCTTCATACATAGATAATGCGAAATCTGATCCAAATGCAGAAGTAATTGCCGGCGGGAAGTATGACAAGTCCAAAGGGTATTTTGTTGAACCTACCGTAATTTTGACTAAATATCCTAAATACACAACTATGTGTACTGAGTTATTTGGCCCTGTTGTTACCGTATATATTTATGACGATGAAGATTGGTCGGAGACATTGCAACTGGTAGATCAAACATCCGAATATGCTTTGACAGGAGCTGTGTTTGCTACCGACAGATATGCTGTCACGGAAGCAACCAAAGCATTGGAAAATTGTGCGGGGAATTTCTATATCAATGATAAACCTACCGGTGCTGTCGTGGGCCAACAACCTTTTGGAGGGGCCAGAGCTTCGGGAACCAATGACAAAGCCGGGTCTGCTCAAAACTTATTGCGCTGGGTATCACCAAGGCTCATTAAAGAAACTTTTGTAACTCCAACAAATTACAGATATCCCTTTCTCGGGGAATAA
- a CDS encoding IS4 family transposase, with protein sequence MKKTNASTKSSELNSVLSSHFQGKINLARIKLISHFIIALCKVQTVTFEKVANAFETSVDSKSSLRRIQRFIADYSLDGDLIARLIFSLLPKQEGLILSIDRTNWKFGQTNINIFMLGVVYKGVAFPFITRLLIDGAVLGVVYKGVAFPLLFTMLDKPGNSNSQERIDLVNRFIRLFGKDVIKSIVADREFVGNHWLDFLNTNGIKYYIRIRNNFKVELPDKNKTIKVFHLFNPHKINEFVYYPKIVRVNGQLCFLSGCKLYPKNGKPDFLIIVSFNAPDKAFEQYKERWQIEMCFKAMKASGFHCFKTHTCKILSVLKNLVLFVMMAFVWCYKVGIYLHQIKPIKIKKHGRMAKSIFKYGLDYIASVLLNPVNQNNMNLTKFLSCT encoded by the coding sequence ATGAAAAAAACCAATGCTTCCACTAAAAGTAGTGAATTAAATTCAGTTTTAAGTTCTCATTTCCAAGGTAAGATCAATTTGGCAAGAATCAAACTCATATCACATTTCATTATCGCCCTCTGTAAGGTACAGACAGTTACCTTTGAAAAGGTAGCCAACGCTTTTGAGACCTCAGTAGATTCGAAGTCATCACTCAGACGTATTCAAAGATTTATTGCTGATTATTCGTTGGATGGAGATTTGATCGCTCGTCTTATATTTAGTCTCCTTCCTAAGCAAGAGGGATTGATCTTGAGTATTGATAGGACCAATTGGAAGTTTGGTCAGACCAACATCAACATTTTTATGTTGGGAGTTGTCTATAAAGGTGTTGCCTTCCCATTTATTACACGCTTATTAATTGACGGTGCCGTGTTGGGAGTTGTCTATAAAGGTGTTGCCTTCCCATTGTTATTTACTATGTTAGATAAGCCAGGGAACTCTAACAGTCAGGAGCGTATTGATCTTGTGAATCGTTTCATAAGACTTTTTGGCAAAGATGTTATTAAATCCATTGTAGCCGATAGAGAGTTTGTAGGTAATCATTGGTTGGATTTCTTGAATACAAATGGAATCAAATATTATATCCGCATTCGAAACAACTTTAAGGTAGAGCTTCCTGATAAGAACAAAACCATCAAAGTATTTCACTTGTTTAATCCACATAAGATCAATGAGTTTGTGTATTATCCTAAAATTGTACGTGTTAATGGTCAGCTTTGTTTCCTTTCCGGATGCAAGTTGTACCCAAAAAATGGAAAGCCTGATTTCTTAATCATTGTATCGTTCAACGCTCCTGATAAGGCCTTTGAACAATACAAAGAACGATGGCAGATAGAGATGTGTTTTAAAGCAATGAAAGCCAGTGGCTTTCATTGCTTTAAAACACACACCTGCAAGATATTAAGCGTATTGAAAAATTTAGTACTGTTTGTAATGATGGCTTTCGTATGGTGTTACAAAGTTGGTATATATTTACATCAGATTAAGCCTATCAAAATAAAAAAGCATGGAAGAATGGCTAAAAGCATATTCAAATATGGATTAGATTATATCGCTTCTGTGCTATTAAACCCTGTAAATCAAAACAATATGAACTTGACTAAATTTTTGTCATGTACTTAG
- a CDS encoding DUF5117 domain-containing protein, which translates to MKTTNSRVFRVIWSLFLVFTIVGIQDIDAQRRKKKKKNKTETVDKPKPKKKKKTIASLTKSSKKTEGLFTLFQDTITGDVKMLITKDQLNRDFIYFSQIADAVTDAGMFRGAYGRSSIFNIKKHFNKIEFIAPNTSFYFDKENMLSKAASANISDATIASSKVLAANDKKGEYLINATGLFLSEKLKRIKAPRYPGRSPFAFTLGKFDKNKSKIEAIKNYPENTNIKTEYVFSNPGVLNRGSRAVTDGRNVSIKVFHTFMNMPEDGYEMRMDDPRVGYFLTQINDMTSAETVNYKDLIHRWRLVKKDPNATVSEPVTPIIWWIENTTPLKWRETIKEGVLAWNAAFEKAGFKNAIVVKVQPDDADWDAGDVRYNVLRWTSSPNPPFGGYGPSFVNPRTGEILGADIMLEYVHFTNRVFADRLYNDAAAYMKLETAEELEVKRLKEKESHLFCSMGHLMHENNMFGNTVLEATGASEMEMETLKKEGMKSLIMHEVGHTLGLNHNMKASQLFSPEQLADADFIKGKALTGSVMDYAGINLTNDRTKQGQYYDMNVGPYDIWAIRYGYQDFKDEAEMNALLEQSTKPELIFGNDADDMRSPGKAIDPRVMTGDLSNDQITYSINRFQLVNDMMKNIKTRFAKDNGTYVDVVRAYYTLNGQAARAGDVISRFIGGIYVDRAMAGQTGGTMPYTPVSLADQKRAFNALKKYVFAPNAFKAPKEIYNYLAWQRRGYNFFSGPEDPKIHKQILGYQARVLAHIMHPNTLQRLSDSELYGNQYKLSVFMTDLNNAMFKPDVYGSINSFRQNLQIMYVKRLINMITGKTANRFNTAAQSMVLMNLKNIKTWVSNGTGNIATKAHKNHLKTLITNVMKEIK; encoded by the coding sequence ATGAAAACAACGAATTCCAGAGTGTTTAGGGTCATTTGGTCACTATTTTTAGTATTTACCATTGTGGGTATTCAGGATATAGATGCACAAAGAAGAAAAAAAAAGAAAAAGAATAAGACAGAGACCGTTGATAAACCAAAGCCAAAAAAAAAGAAAAAAACAATTGCTTCTCTAACAAAAAGCAGTAAGAAAACAGAAGGGTTATTTACCCTGTTTCAAGATACCATTACCGGGGATGTAAAAATGCTGATAACCAAAGATCAGCTAAATAGAGATTTTATTTACTTCTCTCAAATTGCTGATGCTGTTACAGACGCAGGAATGTTTAGGGGTGCCTATGGCAGATCCAGTATTTTTAACATAAAAAAACATTTTAATAAAATTGAGTTTATCGCTCCAAATACATCGTTTTATTTTGATAAGGAAAATATGCTGTCTAAAGCAGCTAGTGCCAATATAAGTGATGCTACTATTGCCAGTTCCAAAGTATTGGCAGCTAACGATAAAAAAGGTGAATATTTGATTAATGCAACAGGATTATTCTTATCAGAAAAATTGAAAAGAATCAAAGCTCCCAGATATCCCGGCAGATCCCCTTTTGCATTTACTTTAGGAAAATTTGATAAAAACAAATCAAAAATTGAAGCTATAAAGAACTATCCGGAAAATACAAATATCAAAACCGAATACGTTTTTAGCAATCCCGGAGTTTTAAATCGAGGTTCCAGAGCCGTTACAGATGGCAGGAATGTATCTATAAAGGTTTTTCACACTTTTATGAATATGCCGGAAGACGGATATGAAATGAGAATGGACGACCCCAGAGTAGGTTATTTTTTAACTCAGATTAATGACATGACCTCTGCGGAAACTGTCAATTACAAAGACCTTATTCACAGGTGGCGATTAGTAAAAAAAGACCCTAATGCAACTGTTTCCGAACCTGTAACTCCCATTATCTGGTGGATTGAAAATACAACTCCCTTAAAATGGAGAGAAACCATAAAAGAAGGTGTTTTGGCATGGAATGCAGCTTTTGAAAAGGCAGGATTCAAAAATGCAATCGTCGTAAAAGTACAACCGGACGATGCAGATTGGGATGCCGGCGATGTACGATACAATGTATTGCGTTGGACTTCTTCTCCTAACCCTCCTTTTGGTGGTTACGGGCCCAGTTTTGTAAATCCGCGGACCGGTGAGATTTTAGGTGCCGACATCATGTTAGAATATGTACACTTTACAAACAGGGTTTTTGCCGATAGATTATATAATGATGCCGCTGCCTATATGAAACTGGAAACAGCAGAAGAACTAGAGGTGAAAAGATTAAAAGAAAAAGAGAGTCATCTATTTTGTTCTATGGGGCACCTGATGCACGAAAATAATATGTTTGGGAATACCGTATTAGAAGCTACGGGCGCATCTGAAATGGAAATGGAAACATTGAAAAAAGAAGGAATGAAATCTCTGATTATGCATGAAGTTGGACACACGTTAGGTTTAAATCACAATATGAAAGCCAGTCAGCTATTCTCTCCGGAGCAATTGGCAGATGCCGACTTTATCAAAGGAAAAGCACTAACAGGATCGGTAATGGATTATGCCGGAATCAACCTGACTAACGATAGAACCAAACAAGGTCAATATTACGACATGAATGTGGGACCTTATGATATTTGGGCGATTCGGTATGGGTATCAGGATTTTAAAGATGAAGCTGAAATGAATGCCTTATTAGAGCAATCTACAAAACCCGAATTGATTTTTGGAAATGATGCAGATGATATGCGTTCTCCCGGTAAGGCAATTGATCCACGTGTAATGACAGGTGATTTATCTAATGACCAGATTACTTATTCCATCAATAGATTCCAATTAGTGAATGATATGATGAAAAATATAAAAACTCGTTTTGCCAAAGACAACGGGACTTATGTAGATGTAGTCAGAGCGTATTATACATTAAACGGTCAAGCAGCAAGAGCCGGTGATGTCATATCCAGATTTATCGGTGGTATATACGTAGACAGAGCTATGGCAGGCCAAACAGGCGGTACAATGCCATATACTCCTGTAAGTCTGGCAGATCAAAAAAGAGCGTTCAATGCTTTAAAGAAATATGTGTTTGCTCCAAATGCATTCAAAGCCCCTAAAGAAATCTATAATTACCTGGCCTGGCAACGTAGAGGGTATAACTTTTTTAGCGGGCCGGAAGATCCGAAAATTCACAAGCAAATTTTAGGATATCAAGCTAGGGTGCTGGCACATATCATGCATCCAAATACGCTACAAAGATTGTCTGACTCCGAATTGTATGGAAATCAATATAAATTATCCGTTTTTATGACGGATTTAAATAATGCAATGTTTAAGCCGGATGTATACGGAAGCATTAATTCTTTCCGACAAAACTTACAAATTATGTATGTAAAAAGATTGATCAATATGATTACCGGCAAAACAGCTAACCGATTTAATACCGCTGCCCAATCCATGGTGCTAATGAACTTAAAAAATATTAAGACATGGGTAAGCAACGGAACAGGGAATATAGCAACCAAAGCACATAAAAACCATTTAAAAACACTAATTACTAATGTGATGAAAGAGATTAAGTAA
- a CDS encoding TIGR01777 family protein: protein MVKVLITGGSGLIGKQLLFLLKQKGYEVCILTRTPKSDSEYKWDINEQFIDENAFHKLDYIIHLAGAGIADKRWTEKRKQEIIDSRIKSTELLLQKVKQSKLPLKGFISASAIGYYGAITSKHIFKETDSPANDFIGKVCVLWEQAVLKFNSEHIRTVIFRTGIVLSKNGGVLAKMKTSVISPIGSGKQYVPWIHIDDLCHMYIRAIEDIHMSGIFNAVAPEHQTSSSFSKILAQTGKRPFIAFGVPAILLQLIFGKLAILLLEGSRISSEKITLTGFRFKFPQLKDALKNLAK from the coding sequence ATGGTAAAAGTTTTAATTACCGGTGGCTCCGGTTTAATTGGGAAACAACTCCTTTTTCTTCTAAAGCAAAAAGGTTATGAGGTATGTATTCTGACGAGAACCCCTAAAAGTGATAGTGAATACAAATGGGATATTAATGAACAATTTATAGACGAAAATGCTTTTCACAAATTAGATTATATCATTCATCTGGCAGGTGCAGGTATCGCTGACAAAAGATGGACGGAAAAAAGAAAACAGGAAATCATAGACAGCAGAATAAAATCTACCGAACTTTTATTACAAAAAGTAAAGCAATCCAAACTTCCATTAAAGGGTTTTATTTCAGCTTCAGCCATTGGTTATTACGGAGCCATCACCTCTAAACACATTTTTAAAGAAACCGACTCTCCGGCTAATGATTTTATAGGAAAAGTATGTGTGTTATGGGAACAGGCTGTACTCAAATTTAATTCGGAACATATTCGTACCGTTATCTTTAGAACCGGAATCGTACTAAGTAAAAACGGAGGAGTGTTAGCAAAAATGAAAACGTCTGTTATTTCTCCTATCGGATCCGGAAAACAATACGTCCCCTGGATTCATATCGATGACTTGTGCCATATGTATATCAGGGCTATAGAGGATATTCATATGTCAGGTATATTTAATGCAGTTGCTCCGGAACACCAAACGAGCAGTTCGTTTTCAAAAATACTCGCTCAAACCGGTAAACGTCCTTTTATTGCCTTTGGAGTACCTGCTATTTTACTACAACTTATTTTTGGAAAACTGGCCATACTACTATTGGAAGGAAGTAGAATTTCGTCAGAGAAAATAACTCTTACCGGATTTCGGTTCAAATTCCCTCAGTTAAAAGATGCTTTGAAAAATTTAGCAAAATAA
- a CDS encoding phosphatidylserine decarboxylase family protein — translation MLRFHKEGYKIILLAFIFALTGIFLAEKYIENFQLLKTIQVLLLLFLVLILQFFRNPKRNTTVNDHHIIAPVDGKVVVIEEVREEEYFKDKRVQVSIFMSPVNVHVTRYALSGKVKYSKYHPGKYLVAWHPKSSIHNERTTIVIENPSFGEVLYRQIAGVLARRIMNYAKEGEHVIQGTDAGFIKFGSRVDVFLPVGTKLKVSLGDVVRGGEQVIAEKE, via the coding sequence ATGCTTCGCTTTCATAAAGAAGGTTATAAAATTATATTACTGGCATTTATTTTTGCGCTTACAGGAATATTTCTGGCAGAAAAGTATATTGAGAATTTTCAACTGTTAAAAACGATCCAGGTACTGCTGTTGCTCTTTTTAGTGTTAATACTTCAGTTTTTTAGGAACCCAAAAAGAAATACGACTGTTAATGATCACCATATTATTGCCCCGGTAGATGGTAAAGTAGTAGTCATAGAAGAGGTTCGGGAAGAAGAATATTTTAAAGATAAAAGAGTACAGGTTTCTATTTTTATGTCCCCTGTCAATGTACATGTTACCAGATATGCTCTAAGCGGGAAAGTAAAATATAGTAAATACCACCCCGGTAAGTATCTTGTTGCATGGCACCCCAAATCATCAATTCATAATGAAAGAACTACGATAGTGATAGAAAATCCGTCGTTTGGAGAAGTACTATACAGGCAAATAGCGGGAGTGCTTGCCAGAAGGATAATGAATTATGCAAAGGAAGGCGAACATGTGATCCAGGGAACAGACGCGGGTTTTATTAAATTTGGTTCCAGAGTAGATGTATTTTTGCCCGTAGGAACTAAATTAAAGGTATCGCTTGGAGATGTAGTCAGAGGAGGAGAGCAGGTGATTGCCGAAAAAGAATAA
- a CDS encoding CDP-archaeol synthase, with translation MQNLIKRSISGFIYVIVFLSAVLYSVESFVLLMAVFGFLCIYEFGKLIQLKNAIPYIVFLGIIAAIYFKITNDKVITGLLILALTGSVHMIAYIYAKGKNDPVNFLQKLDISVRYLVFSLSFIVFIPFINDTYQPYLLVSILILMWVNDSFAYLTGKNFGKRKLFESISPKKTIEGVIGGVFFSIITAVLIAVYSETLTIFNWIMLAIIISLTGTLGDLVESKFKRQAKIKDSGIIMPGHGGLLDRLDSLLFAAPFVYLYIQFIS, from the coding sequence ATGCAAAACCTTATAAAAAGGAGTATTTCGGGTTTTATTTATGTTATTGTTTTTTTATCGGCTGTTCTATATTCCGTAGAATCTTTCGTATTGCTAATGGCCGTTTTTGGATTTTTGTGTATATATGAGTTCGGAAAGTTAATTCAGTTAAAAAATGCAATTCCCTACATTGTTTTTTTGGGAATTATTGCAGCGATTTATTTTAAAATAACCAACGATAAAGTAATTACAGGCCTGTTAATTTTAGCATTAACGGGTTCGGTGCATATGATTGCATATATATACGCCAAAGGGAAAAATGATCCGGTTAATTTTCTTCAAAAATTAGACATATCTGTTCGTTATCTGGTTTTTTCATTAAGTTTTATTGTATTCATCCCATTTATTAATGATACCTATCAACCGTACTTACTTGTCAGTATTTTAATATTGATGTGGGTCAATGACAGTTTTGCCTACCTGACAGGTAAGAATTTTGGAAAAAGAAAACTCTTTGAAAGCATATCTCCCAAGAAAACCATAGAGGGTGTTATAGGCGGTGTATTTTTCTCAATAATTACTGCTGTTTTAATTGCTGTTTATTCGGAGACATTAACCATTTTTAATTGGATAATGTTAGCCATTATCATATCCTTAACAGGAACTCTAGGCGATTTGGTAGAATCAAAATTTAAGAGGCAGGCTAAAATTAAAGATAGCGGAATCATAATGCCCGGTCATGGCGGATTATTAGATAGATTAGACAGCTTGTTGTTTGCGGCCCCATTTGTATATTTGTACATTCAATTTATAAGTTAA
- the hflB gene encoding ATP-dependent zinc metalloprotease FtsH yields the protein MNDKNKNIKPNTPKFKFSIYWVYAAIFLLILGFNFINGDAFSARGLSENKFDEILRDNDIDRILIINNSLAQIFIKKEAQNKERYKDITKSAFFNSNSPMYEYNFGDLQNFENKIKKAKEDRGLDFDRRNAEKTSIFDQIITFLPFILLIAIWIFFMRRMSASGGAPGGQIFNIGKSKARLFDNDTKVKTSFLDVAGLEGAKEEVQEIVDFLKSPEKYTSLGGKIPKGALLVGPPGTGKTLLAKAVAGEAGVPFFSLSGSDFVEMFVGVGASRVRDLFKQAQQKSPSIIFIDEIDAIGRARGKNSMTGGNDERENTLNQLLTEMDGFGTDTNVIVLAATNRADVLDKALMRAGRFDRQIYVDLPDIRERKEIFEVHIKPLKLAKDVDVEFLAQQTPGFSGADIANMCNEAALIAARHNKKLIHHQDFLDAVDRIVGGLEKKNKVITPKEKKTIAFHEAGHATVSWMLEHAAPLVKVTIVPRGQSLGAAWYLPAERMIVQTEQMLDEMCAALGGRAAEKIIFDKISTGALSDLEKVTKQARAMVTVYGLNEEVGNVTYYDSSGNDAFVKPYSEETAKKIDKEISKMIESQYKRAISILQKHKEKLTILAELLLEKEVIFKDDLEKIFGKRSFGEEEEEGIKKE from the coding sequence ATGAACGATAAGAATAAAAATATAAAACCAAATACGCCTAAGTTTAAGTTTAGTATATATTGGGTGTATGCAGCCATTTTTTTACTGATTTTAGGTTTTAATTTTATAAATGGCGATGCTTTTTCTGCGCGGGGATTATCGGAAAATAAATTTGATGAGATTTTAAGAGATAATGATATTGATAGAATTCTGATTATCAATAATAGCTTAGCTCAGATTTTTATTAAAAAAGAAGCGCAAAATAAAGAGCGCTATAAGGACATTACAAAAAGCGCTTTTTTTAATAGTAATTCTCCTATGTATGAATACAATTTTGGAGATCTGCAGAATTTTGAAAATAAAATAAAAAAAGCAAAGGAGGATAGAGGGTTGGATTTTGATAGAAGAAATGCTGAAAAAACCAGTATATTTGATCAGATCATTACTTTTTTACCTTTTATTTTATTAATAGCGATTTGGATATTTTTCATGAGGAGAATGTCTGCTTCCGGAGGTGCTCCCGGAGGACAAATCTTTAATATCGGGAAATCGAAGGCGAGATTGTTTGACAATGATACCAAAGTAAAAACATCTTTTTTAGATGTAGCTGGTTTAGAAGGTGCAAAAGAAGAAGTACAAGAGATCGTAGATTTTTTAAAGAGCCCTGAAAAATATACTTCTTTGGGAGGTAAGATACCCAAAGGTGCTCTTTTAGTAGGCCCTCCTGGTACCGGTAAAACCTTGTTGGCAAAAGCAGTTGCAGGCGAAGCAGGTGTTCCTTTCTTTTCTTTATCCGGTTCGGATTTTGTTGAAATGTTTGTCGGTGTCGGAGCATCCAGAGTAAGGGATCTCTTTAAACAGGCACAGCAAAAATCACCTTCCATTATTTTTATTGATGAGATAGATGCAATTGGCAGGGCTCGTGGAAAAAATAGTATGACGGGAGGCAATGATGAGAGAGAAAATACGCTGAACCAGCTATTGACCGAAATGGATGGTTTTGGAACCGATACAAATGTCATTGTATTGGCTGCTACAAACAGGGCAGACGTGTTAGATAAGGCCTTAATGAGAGCCGGTCGTTTTGATCGTCAGATTTATGTGGATCTACCGGATATCAGAGAACGAAAAGAGATTTTTGAAGTCCATATCAAGCCATTAAAATTAGCTAAGGATGTAGATGTGGAATTTCTCGCTCAGCAGACACCCGGTTTTTCCGGGGCAGATATTGCCAATATGTGCAATGAAGCTGCGCTTATAGCCGCCAGGCACAATAAAAAATTGATACACCATCAGGATTTTCTGGATGCAGTGGACAGAATTGTAGGGGGGTTAGAGAAAAAGAATAAAGTTATTACGCCAAAAGAGAAGAAAACAATTGCTTTTCATGAAGCCGGGCATGCCACCGTAAGTTGGATGCTGGAACATGCAGCTCCTTTGGTAAAGGTTACTATTGTTCCGAGAGGGCAATCTTTGGGAGCCGCCTGGTATTTACCGGCGGAACGTATGATTGTACAAACCGAACAAATGCTGGATGAGATGTGTGCAGCTTTAGGAGGTAGGGCAGCTGAAAAAATTATTTTTGATAAAATATCAACAGGAGCACTAAGCGATTTGGAAAAGGTAACGAAACAGGCCAGAGCTATGGTTACCGTATACGGGCTGAATGAAGAAGTGGGCAATGTTACCTATTATGATTCTTCGGGCAATGATGCTTTTGTAAAACCGTATAGTGAAGAGACCGCCAAAAAAATTGATAAAGAAATTTCTAAAATGATTGAAAGTCAGTATAAACGGGCAATAAGTATTTTACAAAAGCACAAAGAAAAGCTGACGATATTGGCGGAGTTACTCTTAGAAAAAGAAGTTATTTTCAAAGATGATTTGGAAAAAATATTTGGAAAAAGATCTTTTGGAGAGGAAGAGGAGGAAGGAATAAAGAAAGAATAA
- the rsfS gene encoding ribosome silencing factor encodes MVKKQTNADDLIAAIIKGIDDIKGEDIQLLDLREIENTVCDYFIICSGNSNTQVGAISGSVQKMVSKELKDKPWHIEGQNNSEWILMDYVNVVVHIFQKHIRAFYDIESLWGDAKITEINPA; translated from the coding sequence ATGGTAAAAAAACAAACGAATGCAGATGATTTAATCGCTGCAATAATTAAAGGGATTGACGATATAAAAGGAGAAGACATTCAATTATTAGATTTGCGGGAAATAGAAAATACGGTCTGTGATTATTTTATAATTTGCTCGGGAAATTCAAATACCCAGGTAGGTGCCATATCCGGAAGTGTGCAAAAAATGGTAAGTAAAGAATTAAAAGACAAGCCGTGGCATATAGAAGGACAAAACAATTCCGAATGGATATTAATGGATTATGTGAATGTTGTAGTACACATTTTTCAAAAGCATATAAGGGCGTTTTATGATATAGAGAGTTTGTGGGGAGATGCAAAAATCACGGAAATAAACCCTGCTTAA
- a CDS encoding biotin--[acetyl-CoA-carboxylase] ligase: MKIIKLSAIESTNSFLKNLEKQSTQKNFTTVIANIQTKGRGQLNTSWHSEPFKNLTFSTLIKINALKVTRKFYLNFAVSLAVFEVLSEYKIPKLKIKWPNDILSGNRKICGILIENTISKDRIVYSVIGIGLNVNQEHFENAVMATSMIHHLKKETDLEKLFMSILKKIKKYVTYMENKKWEELKQLYLRNLYKINTATAFLDKHQHLFMGIIRNVNSNGKLVIELENASLKEFDIKEVIFAKV, encoded by the coding sequence TTGAAAATAATCAAACTTAGTGCCATTGAATCTACTAATTCTTTTTTAAAGAATTTGGAGAAGCAGAGCACTCAAAAGAACTTTACAACTGTTATTGCGAATATCCAGACAAAAGGACGGGGGCAATTAAATACTTCATGGCATTCTGAACCTTTTAAAAATTTGACTTTCAGCACTTTAATAAAAATAAATGCCTTGAAGGTTACTCGTAAATTTTATTTAAATTTTGCTGTTTCACTAGCTGTTTTTGAGGTTTTATCCGAATACAAAATACCCAAACTTAAAATAAAGTGGCCTAACGACATTCTGTCAGGAAATCGTAAAATCTGCGGGATTCTTATTGAAAATACCATTTCTAAAGATCGTATTGTCTATTCTGTAATTGGAATTGGCTTAAATGTAAATCAGGAACATTTTGAAAATGCTGTGATGGCTACCTCAATGATCCATCATCTAAAAAAAGAAACGGATTTGGAAAAACTCTTCATGAGTATTTTAAAAAAAATTAAAAAATATGTCACTTATATGGAAAATAAAAAATGGGAAGAGCTAAAACAGCTATATTTACGGAATTTGTATAAAATTAATACCGCTACTGCTTTTTTAGATAAGCATCAACATCTCTTTATGGGTATCATCAGAAATGTCAATAGCAACGGAAAATTAGTTATTGAACTGGAAAATGCTTCTTTAAAAGAATTTGATATAAAAGAAGTAATCTTTGCTAAAGTTTAG